Proteins encoded by one window of Streptomyces sp. NBC_01477:
- a CDS encoding DUF2752 domain-containing protein produces MTTAGAGADGGAGPLRRAAGHPAAAPLGALAAALACSLYLYGTDPHQPGHWLPRCPFNWATGLLCPVCGATRMAYDLLHADPVRAFHDNALLLLCTPFLLAVAGRWAVAGLRGRRWRPVLGARASYAVGAVLVAWAVLRNLR; encoded by the coding sequence ATGACCACCGCGGGTGCCGGTGCGGACGGCGGCGCGGGACCGCTGCGGCGCGCCGCGGGACACCCGGCCGCGGCGCCGCTGGGCGCGCTCGCCGCGGCCCTTGCCTGTTCGCTGTATCTGTACGGCACCGACCCGCACCAGCCGGGCCACTGGCTGCCGCGCTGCCCCTTCAACTGGGCCACGGGGCTGCTCTGCCCGGTCTGCGGCGCCACCCGTATGGCGTACGACCTGCTGCACGCGGATCCGGTGCGGGCCTTCCACGACAATGCGCTGCTGCTGCTCTGCACGCCCTTCCTGCTGGCGGTCGCCGGGCGCTGGGCGGTGGCGGGGCTGCGCGGGCGGCGCTGGCGGCCGGTGCTGGGCGCGCGGGCGTCGTACGCCGTGGGGGCGGTTCTGGTGGCGTGGGCGGTGCTGAGGAATCTGCGCTGA
- a CDS encoding DUF7059 domain-containing protein has protein sequence MAGVKTPRLPAPDSAPALRDDLRAAAFTADGCLDLLGAVAYAALSRAETVPALRATRGSGPLDTLVRLFLLQCPVPYERARAALPGLDGYAADGWLLRDGDDVRATVDVRPYAGDGGADWWIVSDLGCAVGGAGGVGSAPGVNRADLVLGVGGASTTLAGLTVREPVGSALDLGTGSGVQALHAAQHATRVTATDVNPRALHFARLTLALSGAPEPDLRQGGLFEPVGDDRYDLIVSNPPFVISPEGRFTYRDGGMGGDDLCRTLVQQAADHLNDGGWCQLLANWQHTEGQDWRERLSGWVPRGCDAWIVQREVQDVAQYAELWLRDGGDHRTDPAEYAARYDAWLDDFERAKVSGVGFGWITLRKSGAEQPVITAEEWPHPVEQPLGPHIAAWFARQDFLRRHDDADLLEARFTLADEVVQEQVGLPGAEDPEHVVLRSARGMRRATKVDTVGAGFAGVCDGTLPAGRIVDAIAQLLGEDPVVLRDRTPGSIRMLVEQGFLEPVPDDARP, from the coding sequence ATGGCGGGTGTGAAGACGCCCCGCCTCCCCGCTCCCGACAGCGCGCCCGCCCTGCGTGACGATCTGCGTGCCGCGGCCTTCACGGCCGACGGCTGCCTCGATCTGCTCGGCGCCGTCGCCTATGCCGCGCTTTCCCGTGCCGAGACCGTGCCCGCGCTGCGCGCCACCCGCGGCTCCGGACCGCTGGACACCCTGGTCAGGCTCTTCCTGCTGCAATGCCCCGTGCCGTACGAACGCGCCCGCGCCGCGCTCCCCGGGCTCGACGGCTACGCAGCCGACGGCTGGCTGCTGCGCGACGGCGACGACGTACGCGCCACCGTCGACGTACGCCCCTACGCCGGTGACGGGGGCGCCGACTGGTGGATCGTCTCCGACCTCGGCTGCGCGGTCGGCGGCGCTGGCGGTGTCGGCAGCGCGCCCGGCGTGAACCGGGCCGACCTGGTGCTCGGCGTCGGCGGCGCGTCCACCACGCTGGCCGGGCTGACGGTGCGCGAACCGGTCGGCAGCGCCCTCGACCTGGGCACCGGCTCCGGCGTCCAGGCACTGCACGCCGCCCAGCACGCCACCAGGGTGACGGCCACCGACGTCAACCCGCGCGCCCTGCACTTCGCCCGGCTGACCCTCGCGCTGTCCGGCGCTCCCGAGCCCGACCTGCGCCAGGGCGGCCTGTTCGAGCCGGTCGGCGACGACCGCTACGACCTGATCGTGTCCAACCCGCCCTTCGTGATCTCGCCGGAGGGCCGGTTCACCTACCGGGACGGCGGTATGGGCGGCGACGACCTGTGCCGCACCCTGGTCCAGCAGGCCGCCGACCACCTCAACGACGGCGGCTGGTGCCAGTTGCTCGCCAACTGGCAGCACACCGAGGGCCAGGACTGGCGCGAACGCCTCAGCGGCTGGGTGCCGCGCGGCTGCGACGCCTGGATCGTGCAGCGCGAGGTCCAGGACGTCGCCCAGTACGCCGAACTGTGGCTGCGCGACGGCGGCGACCACCGCACCGACCCGGCGGAGTACGCCGCCCGGTACGACGCCTGGCTCGACGACTTCGAGCGCGCCAAGGTCAGCGGTGTCGGCTTCGGCTGGATCACCCTGCGCAAGTCGGGCGCGGAGCAGCCGGTGATCACCGCGGAGGAATGGCCGCACCCGGTGGAACAGCCGCTCGGCCCGCACATTGCCGCGTGGTTCGCCCGGCAGGACTTCCTGCGCCGCCACGACGACGCCGACCTGCTGGAGGCCCGGTTCACGCTCGCCGACGAGGTGGTGCAGGAGCAGGTCGGGCTGCCGGGCGCCGAGGACCCCGAGCACGTGGTGCTGCGTTCGGCCCGCGGTATGCGCAGGGCCACCAAGGTCGACACAGTGGGCGCGGGTTTCGCCGGAGTCTGCGACGGTACGCTGCCGGCCGGCCGGATCGTGGACGCCATCGCCCAACTGCTCGGCGAGGACCCGGTGGTGCTGCGCGACCGCACCCCAGGCTCCATCCGGATGCTGGTCGAGCAGGGCTTCCTCGAACCCGTCCCCGACGACGCGCGGCCCTGA
- a CDS encoding small secreted protein has product MKLNHRLGAALSGAVVLLALSSLSACSSDDTGKKLDTWAKGVCDQTAAQTKKINDANTALTKVDSGGKPQDVRTADSAAFQQISDAYKSLAGVFSRAGAAPGSKGDQFQQKAVTSFTTLSTQYASLKKQVDALDVTDQNKFAAGLQGVSDSFKQAGTDGEQALSALRQGDQGKALAKQPGCQSVPGTASPTAS; this is encoded by the coding sequence GTGAAGCTGAACCACAGACTCGGGGCCGCGCTGTCCGGTGCGGTCGTGCTGCTGGCGCTGTCGTCGCTGTCGGCGTGTTCGAGCGACGACACGGGCAAGAAGCTGGACACCTGGGCGAAGGGCGTCTGCGACCAGACCGCGGCCCAGACCAAGAAGATCAACGACGCGAACACCGCGCTCACCAAGGTCGACAGCGGCGGCAAGCCGCAGGACGTCAGGACCGCGGACTCCGCCGCCTTCCAGCAGATCTCCGACGCCTACAAGTCGCTGGCCGGCGTCTTCAGCCGGGCGGGCGCCGCGCCCGGCAGCAAGGGCGATCAATTCCAGCAGAAGGCCGTCACCTCCTTCACCACGCTGTCCACGCAGTACGCGAGCCTGAAGAAGCAGGTCGACGCGCTGGACGTCACCGACCAGAACAAGTTCGCCGCGGGACTCCAGGGCGTCTCCGACTCCTTCAAGCAGGCCGGCACCGACGGCGAGCAGGCGCTCAGCGCCCTGCGCCAGGGCGACCAGGGCAAGGCGCTGGCCAAGCAGCCGGGCTGCCAGAGCGTGCCCGGCACGGCGTCGCCCACCGCCTCGTAA
- a CDS encoding ATP-binding protein, translating into MPTVELLFSAQPEHVRTARLVAAAVARRAGVDEAALDEVRLAVGEACSRAVGLHRINGVEAPVRVMLNEDEKKFSIEVADEVPGNASGSSPDGGADEAADDEGEMGLAVISGLVDDVEVIEGAAGGVIRMSWPTASV; encoded by the coding sequence ATGCCCACCGTAGAACTGCTCTTCAGCGCCCAGCCGGAGCATGTGCGCACAGCACGGCTCGTGGCGGCTGCTGTGGCGCGCCGGGCGGGGGTGGACGAGGCGGCTCTCGACGAGGTGCGGCTCGCGGTGGGCGAGGCATGCAGCCGGGCCGTCGGGCTGCACCGCATCAACGGCGTCGAGGCACCCGTTCGGGTGATGCTCAACGAGGACGAGAAGAAGTTCTCCATCGAGGTCGCCGACGAGGTCCCCGGCAATGCCTCCGGCTCCTCGCCGGACGGCGGCGCGGACGAGGCGGCCGACGACGAGGGCGAGATGGGCCTTGCCGTCATCAGCGGTCTGGTGGACGACGTCGAGGTCATCGAGGGCGCCGCCGGCGGAGTCATCCGCATGAGCTGGCCGACCGCCTCCGTGTAG
- the bldG gene encoding anti-sigma factor antagonist BldG gives MDLSLSTRTVGDRTIVEVGGEIDVYTAPKLREQLVELVNDGSYHLVVDMEGVDFLDSTGLGVLVGGLKRVRAHEGSLRLVCNQERILKIFRITGLTKVFPIHTSVDEAVAATD, from the coding sequence GTGGACCTGTCCCTGTCGACCCGAACCGTCGGCGATCGCACGATCGTCGAGGTCGGCGGCGAGATTGATGTGTACACCGCGCCCAAGCTGCGTGAGCAGCTGGTGGAGCTCGTGAACGACGGGAGTTACCACCTGGTCGTGGACATGGAGGGAGTCGACTTCCTCGACTCCACCGGACTTGGTGTGCTCGTCGGCGGCCTCAAGCGGGTGCGCGCGCATGAGGGGTCGCTGCGACTGGTGTGCAACCAGGAGCGCATCCTGAAGATTTTCCGTATCACCGGTCTGACCAAGGTGTTCCCGATTCACACCTCGGTCGACGAGGCTGTCGCGGCGACCGACTGA
- a CDS encoding DEAD/DEAH box helicase, producing the protein MAQDQLPQSAHGRPSPRTALERLATGADRAARITHTEHLPPRVGRHALWPESVRPEVVAAVAAAGIDRPWEHQARAAEHAARGESVVVATGTASGKSLGYLAPVLSALLDGADAPGAGGRGATALYLAPTKALAADQRRAVSALAAPLGAAIRPALYDGDTPVEEREWVRQYATYVLTNPDMLHRGILPGHARWSSFLRHLRYVVIDECHSYRGVFGSHVAQVLRRLRRVCARYGAEPVFLLASATSADPARAAARLTGVQVAEVTDDASPRGELAFALWEPPLTRLSGEHGAPVRRTATAEAAELLTDLVLQGVRTVAFVRSRRGAELVALIAQERLAEIDPSLPARVAAYRGGYLPEERRALERDLHSGRLLGLASTSALELGVDISGLDAVLLAGYPGTRASLWQQAGRAGRSGQGALAVMVGRDDPLDTYLVHHPEAIFEQPVESTVLDPDNPYVLAPHLCAAAAELPLTEDDLDLFGPEAPALVGQLERRGLLRRRATGWYWTRRERAADLTDIRGEGGKPVQVVESATGRLLGTVDASSAHTAVHDGAVHLHQGRSYLVERLDLDDSVALVARADPPYSTMARDTTAVRVLAADIEEPWGEARIHFGSVEVTHQVVSYLRRRLVSGEVMGETKLDLPPRTLRTRAVWWTVTEDRLDAAGIHPEELPGALHAAEHASIGLLPLFATCDRWDIGGVSVPLHADTGLPTVFVYDGHPGGAGFAERAFHTARSWLTATREAIAACECDFGCPSCVQSPKCGNGNDPLDKAAAVRLLDCLLSSAPGAEPPSGATGTGPGAPRPSDAPPAAGADHDDAPAGTSTADAADTDTAPDPVPPSEDPGHNSGPAVPHAGADPAQRRGDGNGGGRSRVE; encoded by the coding sequence ATGGCCCAGGATCAACTTCCGCAGTCGGCGCACGGCCGCCCGTCCCCCCGCACCGCTTTGGAGCGGCTTGCCACGGGGGCAGACCGGGCCGCACGCATCACCCATACGGAGCACCTGCCCCCGCGGGTCGGACGTCATGCATTGTGGCCGGAGAGCGTGAGGCCGGAGGTCGTGGCGGCCGTCGCGGCGGCCGGGATCGACCGTCCGTGGGAGCACCAGGCGCGCGCGGCGGAGCACGCGGCCCGCGGCGAGTCGGTGGTCGTCGCCACCGGCACGGCATCCGGAAAGTCGCTGGGCTATCTGGCGCCGGTGCTCAGCGCGCTGCTGGACGGCGCGGACGCCCCGGGCGCCGGCGGGCGCGGCGCGACGGCGCTGTACCTGGCGCCCACCAAGGCCCTCGCCGCCGACCAGCGCCGGGCCGTCAGCGCCCTCGCCGCGCCGCTGGGCGCCGCGATCCGCCCGGCGCTCTACGACGGCGACACGCCGGTCGAGGAACGCGAATGGGTCAGGCAGTACGCCACCTACGTGCTCACCAACCCGGACATGCTGCACCGCGGCATCCTGCCGGGACACGCCCGCTGGTCCTCCTTCCTGCGCCATCTGCGCTACGTCGTGATCGACGAGTGCCACAGCTATCGCGGTGTCTTCGGCTCGCACGTCGCCCAGGTGCTGCGCCGGCTGCGGCGGGTGTGCGCCCGTTACGGAGCCGAGCCGGTCTTCCTGCTCGCCTCGGCCACCTCCGCCGACCCGGCACGCGCCGCCGCCCGGCTCACCGGGGTCCAGGTCGCCGAGGTCACCGACGACGCCTCGCCGCGCGGCGAACTCGCCTTCGCCCTGTGGGAGCCGCCGCTGACCCGGCTGTCCGGCGAACACGGGGCGCCGGTCCGCCGTACCGCCACCGCCGAGGCCGCCGAGCTGCTCACCGACCTGGTGCTCCAGGGCGTCCGCACGGTCGCCTTCGTCCGCTCCCGGCGCGGCGCGGAACTCGTGGCCCTGATCGCCCAGGAGCGGCTTGCCGAGATCGACCCCTCGCTGCCGGCCCGGGTCGCCGCCTACCGCGGCGGCTACCTCCCCGAGGAACGCCGCGCCCTCGAACGTGACCTGCACTCCGGCCGGCTGCTCGGCCTCGCCTCCACCTCCGCGCTGGAACTGGGCGTGGACATCTCCGGGCTCGACGCCGTCCTGCTGGCCGGCTACCCCGGCACCCGCGCCTCGCTGTGGCAGCAGGCCGGCCGGGCAGGGCGCTCGGGGCAGGGCGCCCTCGCGGTCATGGTCGGCCGGGACGACCCGCTCGACACGTATCTCGTCCACCACCCCGAGGCGATCTTCGAGCAGCCCGTCGAATCCACCGTCCTCGACCCGGACAACCCGTACGTCCTCGCCCCGCACCTGTGCGCCGCCGCGGCCGAGCTCCCGCTCACCGAGGACGACCTCGACCTCTTCGGCCCCGAGGCGCCCGCGCTCGTCGGGCAGCTGGAGCGGCGCGGGCTGCTGCGGCGCCGGGCCACCGGCTGGTACTGGACCCGCAGGGAGCGCGCCGCCGACCTCACCGACATCCGCGGCGAGGGCGGCAAGCCGGTCCAGGTCGTGGAGTCGGCGACCGGACGCCTGCTGGGCACGGTGGACGCCTCCTCGGCCCACACCGCTGTCCACGACGGGGCCGTCCACCTCCACCAGGGCCGCAGCTACCTGGTCGAGCGCCTCGACCTCGACGACAGCGTCGCCCTGGTCGCCCGCGCCGACCCGCCCTACTCCACGATGGCCCGCGACACCACCGCCGTCCGGGTGCTGGCCGCCGACATCGAGGAGCCCTGGGGCGAGGCCCGCATCCACTTCGGCTCGGTCGAGGTCACCCACCAGGTGGTGTCCTATCTGCGCCGCCGGCTGGTCAGCGGCGAGGTCATGGGCGAGACCAAGCTCGACCTCCCGCCGCGCACCCTGCGCACCCGCGCCGTCTGGTGGACCGTCACCGAGGACCGGCTGGACGCCGCCGGCATCCACCCGGAGGAACTGCCCGGCGCCCTGCACGCCGCCGAGCACGCCTCCATCGGCCTCCTTCCGCTCTTCGCCACCTGCGACCGCTGGGACATCGGCGGCGTGTCCGTACCGCTGCACGCCGACACCGGCCTGCCCACGGTCTTCGTCTACGACGGCCACCCCGGCGGTGCGGGCTTCGCGGAACGCGCCTTCCACACCGCCCGCAGCTGGCTCACCGCCACCCGCGAGGCCATCGCCGCCTGCGAATGCGACTTCGGCTGCCCCTCCTGCGTCCAGTCGCCCAAATGCGGCAACGGCAACGACCCGCTGGACAAGGCCGCGGCGGTCCGCCTCCTCGACTGCCTGCTCTCCTCCGCTCCCGGGGCCGAGCCTCCCTCCGGCGCCACCGGCACCGGCCCGGGCGCGCCCCGGCCCTCCGATGCCCCGCCCGCCGCCGGTGCCGACCACGACGACGCCCCGGCCGGCACCTCCACCGCCGACGCGGCGGACACCGACACCGCGCCGGACCCGGTCCCGCCCTCCGAAGACCCCGGCCACAACAGCGGCCCGGCCGTTCCCCACGCCGGGGCGGACCCGGCCCAGCGGCGCGGCGACGGGAACGGCGGGGGCCGGTCCCGCGTCGAGTGA
- a CDS encoding TadE family type IV pilus minor pilin, with product MRRSDRRAAPGRGVRPGPGAGPGRLSAGHDERGYVTAETAMTIPVLIVLAGVLIWAVMAAAAQVECVDAARAGARAAARSELDAEVLRVARETAPSGARVSVGRAGDLVTVRVTVPRPRFPVTLTAQAAALAEDTVGGGGGP from the coding sequence ATGCGTCGTTCTGACCGCCGCGCGGCTCCCGGTCGCGGCGTGCGTCCGGGACCGGGCGCCGGTCCCGGACGGCTGTCGGCCGGGCACGACGAGCGCGGGTATGTCACGGCCGAGACGGCGATGACCATTCCGGTGCTGATCGTGCTGGCCGGGGTGCTCATCTGGGCCGTGATGGCCGCGGCGGCGCAGGTCGAGTGCGTGGACGCGGCGCGGGCCGGGGCGCGGGCGGCGGCCAGGTCGGAGCTGGACGCCGAGGTGCTCCGGGTGGCGCGGGAGACCGCGCCGTCCGGGGCACGGGTGAGCGTGGGCCGGGCGGGCGACCTCGTCACCGTGCGGGTGACCGTGCCCCGGCCGCGCTTCCCGGTCACCCTGACGGCGCAGGCCGCCGCCCTCGCCGAGGACACCGTGGGCGGAGGTGGCGGCCCATGA
- a CDS encoding DUF4244 domain-containing protein codes for MSTAEYAVGTIAACGFAAVLYKIVTSGPVRSALTAVIEKALHASF; via the coding sequence ATGAGCACGGCGGAATACGCCGTCGGGACGATCGCGGCGTGCGGCTTCGCGGCCGTGCTCTACAAGATCGTGACCAGCGGACCCGTGCGGTCCGCGCTCACCGCGGTGATCGAGAAGGCACTCCATGCGTCGTTCTGA
- a CDS encoding type II secretion system F family protein gives MRATDPMAVVWAAVLCACVLLWTALEGGGPRRRAHRTLGATRQGGPKRRRARGGSGGERLREAAVGLRCRVERYAALREAGWPGRWFGRAVRLGRWAGVETLCLPAGAALALSTRSVLPLLAGVAAIPLTRRALRRRAERAAADRGAAAVGALCGALAGDLRAGRPPHAALGDVVEAAGWPDAPELSGAARLLLSAARFGGDVPQALRAAARLSEGTRGLAAMAACWQVAVDGGAGLAAALDRVAAALRAEADQRDDLRAQLAGPRSTAGLLALLPLFGIVLGAGLGARPAVILLHTPTGLVCLLAGGLLEWAGLAWTARIIRAAESGRGSGAGRTTPVDGTGGPARWDRAGLPGGPDRGPRALTLAAFAGAGSVHSLGTAVAALAAGGAALVVAVDGGRQRKRARRLRAALGEVRPRRTEAGRLRQAVDGPARRWGPAAAAGLMAGVLAGGALGVLVGLLAAAGAGRVLSGLRRAAGGRTAPSVPDPAQLPLCADLMAACLAAGATPGVAAGAVGSCLGGSLGDALIRAQAELRLGGDPEECWQRFGGLPAAREMGRCLARASTTGSAPVAEMSRLAADLRAAHGRTALAGARRAAVMATAPLGLCFLPAFLLVGVVPVVIGLAGAVLGAGSG, from the coding sequence ATGAGGGCGACTGATCCGATGGCGGTGGTGTGGGCGGCCGTGCTGTGCGCGTGCGTGCTTCTGTGGACGGCGCTGGAAGGCGGCGGGCCGCGGCGGCGGGCGCACCGGACGCTCGGCGCGACCCGGCAGGGCGGGCCGAAACGGCGGCGGGCGCGCGGCGGATCCGGCGGGGAGCGGCTGCGGGAGGCGGCCGTGGGGCTGCGGTGCCGCGTGGAGCGGTATGCCGCCCTGCGGGAGGCTGGCTGGCCGGGGCGATGGTTCGGACGTGCGGTCCGGTTGGGGCGGTGGGCCGGCGTGGAGACGCTGTGCCTGCCGGCCGGGGCGGCGCTGGCGTTGTCGACCCGGTCGGTACTGCCGCTGCTCGCCGGTGTCGCCGCGATCCCGCTGACGCGGCGTGCGCTGCGGCGGCGGGCCGAGCGGGCGGCGGCGGATCGCGGCGCCGCCGCGGTCGGCGCGCTGTGCGGCGCACTGGCCGGTGACCTGCGGGCGGGCCGCCCGCCGCATGCCGCGCTCGGCGACGTGGTCGAGGCAGCCGGCTGGCCCGATGCGCCCGAGCTGTCCGGCGCGGCCCGGCTGCTGCTGTCGGCCGCCAGATTCGGCGGTGATGTGCCGCAGGCCCTGCGGGCGGCGGCCCGGTTGTCGGAGGGCACGAGGGGCCTGGCCGCGATGGCGGCGTGCTGGCAGGTCGCGGTGGACGGCGGTGCGGGCCTGGCCGCCGCGCTCGACAGGGTGGCCGCAGCACTGCGAGCCGAGGCCGACCAGCGCGACGACCTGCGGGCGCAGTTGGCGGGGCCGCGGTCCACCGCGGGGCTGCTCGCGCTGCTGCCGCTGTTCGGCATCGTCCTGGGCGCGGGTCTCGGCGCCCGTCCGGCGGTGATCCTGCTGCACACCCCGACCGGCCTGGTGTGCCTGCTGGCGGGCGGCCTCCTGGAATGGGCGGGGCTCGCCTGGACGGCCCGGATCATCCGGGCTGCGGAAAGCGGGCGCGGCTCTGGCGCCGGCCGTACGACGCCCGTGGACGGTACGGGCGGGCCGGCGCGGTGGGACAGGGCCGGGCTGCCGGGCGGGCCGGACCGGGGGCCACGGGCGCTGACGCTGGCGGCGTTCGCGGGCGCCGGGTCTGTCCACAGCCTGGGGACAGCGGTGGCGGCACTGGCTGCGGGCGGCGCGGCACTGGTCGTCGCCGTCGACGGTGGGCGGCAGCGGAAGCGGGCGCGCCGGCTGCGGGCGGCGCTCGGCGAGGTCCGTCCGCGCCGGACGGAGGCCGGCCGGTTGCGGCAGGCGGTGGACGGGCCGGCGCGGCGGTGGGGTCCCGCGGCAGCCGCCGGGCTCATGGCGGGCGTGCTCGCCGGCGGAGCGCTGGGCGTCCTTGTGGGGCTGCTGGCGGCCGCCGGGGCCGGACGGGTGCTCAGCGGCCTTCGGAGGGCCGCAGGCGGCCGCACGGCACCCTCGGTGCCCGATCCGGCGCAACTGCCGCTGTGCGCCGATCTCATGGCCGCCTGCCTTGCGGCCGGGGCGACGCCGGGAGTGGCGGCCGGTGCGGTCGGCAGCTGTCTTGGCGGGTCGCTGGGGGACGCGCTGATACGGGCTCAGGCCGAGTTGCGGCTCGGCGGGGACCCCGAGGAGTGCTGGCAGCGCTTCGGCGGGCTGCCCGCCGCCCGCGAGATGGGCCGGTGCCTGGCCAGGGCCTCCACGACCGGCAGCGCGCCGGTGGCGGAGATGTCCCGCCTCGCTGCGGACCTGCGTGCCGCGCACGGCCGGACGGCTCTCGCGGGGGCCAGGCGGGCCGCAGTGATGGCGACCGCGCCGCTCGGCCTGTGCTTCCTGCCGGCCTTCCTGCTGGTCGGCGTCGTGCCGGTGGTGATCGGCCTGGCAGGGGCGGTCCTCGGCGCCGGGAGCGGCTGA
- a CDS encoding TadA family conjugal transfer-associated ATPase, producing MSTELLDAVRLRLAEHGGEATPARVAAALRAQGRLLGDTEVLGVVGALRSELVGAGPLEPLLADPQVTDILVNGPDEVWIDRGRGLERGTVRFADTAAVRRLAQRLATSAGRRLDDARPWVDARLPDGTRLHAVLPPVVVGSPCLSLRVVRSRAFTLGELVCAGTLDAGTAALLRSVLDARLSFMISGGTGSGKTTLLSCLLGLVDPAARIVLAEDSAELRPDHPHVVRLETRPANQEGAGEVTLRDLVRQALRMRPDRLVVGEVRGSEVTDLLSALNTGHEGGCGTVHANAAADVPARLEALGSTAGLDRAALHSQLAAALSLVIHLARDTAGLRRVAEIHVLRRGADGLVGTVPAMFRDGRGRVEHGPGWARLTELCARGAA from the coding sequence ATGAGCACGGAATTGCTCGACGCCGTTAGGCTCCGGCTGGCCGAGCACGGCGGCGAAGCGACACCCGCCAGGGTCGCGGCGGCGCTGCGCGCCCAGGGCCGGCTGCTCGGGGACACCGAAGTGCTCGGCGTGGTCGGCGCGCTCAGGTCGGAACTCGTCGGTGCGGGACCACTGGAGCCGCTGCTCGCCGACCCTCAGGTCACCGACATCCTGGTCAACGGTCCTGACGAGGTGTGGATCGACCGCGGCCGGGGTCTGGAGCGCGGCACCGTCCGCTTCGCCGACACCGCCGCTGTCCGCAGGCTCGCCCAGCGGCTGGCCACCAGCGCGGGCCGGCGGCTGGACGACGCCCGTCCCTGGGTCGACGCTCGGCTGCCGGACGGCACCAGGCTGCACGCGGTGCTGCCGCCGGTCGTGGTCGGATCGCCCTGCCTGTCCCTGCGGGTGGTGCGCTCCCGCGCCTTCACCCTCGGCGAACTCGTCTGCGCGGGCACCCTGGACGCCGGGACCGCCGCACTGCTGCGGTCCGTGCTGGACGCCCGGCTGTCGTTCATGATCAGCGGCGGCACGGGCTCGGGCAAGACAACCCTGCTCAGCTGCCTCCTCGGCCTGGTCGATCCCGCCGCGCGCATCGTGCTCGCCGAGGACTCCGCGGAATTGCGTCCCGACCACCCGCATGTCGTCCGGCTGGAGACCCGCCCGGCCAACCAGGAAGGGGCGGGCGAGGTCACTTTGCGGGACCTGGTCCGGCAGGCGCTGCGGATGCGTCCCGACCGGCTCGTGGTCGGCGAGGTGCGGGGCTCCGAGGTCACTGACCTTCTGAGTGCGCTGAACACCGGTCATGAAGGGGGCTGCGGCACTGTTCACGCGAATGCTGCGGCGGACGTCCCGGCCCGGCTGGAAGCGCTCGGCTCGACCGCGGGCCTGGACCGGGCCGCCTTGCACAGTCAGTTGGCGGCGGCGCTGTCGCTCGTCATCCATCTGGCCCGCGACACCGCGGGCCTGCGCCGGGTCGCCGAGATCCACGTACTGCGCCGCGGGGCGGACGGCCTGGTCGGCACTGTGCCCGCGATGTTTCGCGACGGCCGCGGCCGGGTCGAACACGGCCCGGGCTGGGCGCGGCTGACGGAACTGTGCGCCCGGGGTGCGGCATGA
- the ssd gene encoding septum site-determining protein Ssd codes for MFGSITPGPLRAAAERPGGPLIVTEDERLLDDLLRLCAAAGSEPEVVFTAPPRASSWDSAPLVLVGAEATERVRGTARRKGVLLIGRDLDDSEVWRRALDIGADHVLLLPDAESWLVDRIADIAEGVGQPALTIGVVGGRGGAGASTLACALAVTAARAGRRTMLIDGDPLGGGLDILVGAERTGGLRWPDLADSRGRVNSGALEESLPRLESLSVLSWDRGDSVLVPAQAMRSVLGAARRRGGVVVVDLPRRVDEAVAETLAQIDVGLIVVPAELRAVAAATRVAAAVSMVLKDLRVVARGPFASGLDDRETARLVGLPLAGELPLEGRAVDALDGGGPPGSSGRGPLARFCTAFLAQALAGGGSVPV; via the coding sequence ATGTTCGGATCCATCACGCCCGGGCCACTGCGGGCCGCAGCCGAACGGCCGGGCGGACCGCTGATTGTCACCGAGGACGAAAGACTCCTCGACGATCTGCTACGACTGTGCGCGGCCGCCGGTTCGGAACCGGAAGTCGTCTTCACCGCGCCACCGCGCGCGTCGAGTTGGGACAGCGCCCCGCTGGTCCTGGTGGGCGCAGAGGCGACCGAGAGGGTGCGCGGCACCGCACGCCGCAAGGGCGTCCTGCTCATCGGGCGGGACCTGGACGACTCCGAAGTGTGGCGCAGAGCGCTCGACATCGGGGCCGACCATGTGCTGCTGCTGCCCGACGCGGAGAGCTGGCTGGTCGACCGGATCGCCGATATCGCGGAAGGGGTCGGCCAACCCGCCCTGACCATCGGAGTGGTGGGCGGCCGCGGCGGCGCCGGCGCGAGCACGCTGGCCTGCGCCCTCGCCGTCACCGCGGCACGGGCCGGCCGCCGCACCATGCTGATCGACGGCGATCCGCTCGGCGGCGGCCTCGACATCCTGGTCGGGGCCGAAAGGACCGGCGGGCTGCGCTGGCCCGACCTCGCCGATTCACGCGGCCGGGTCAACAGCGGGGCGCTGGAGGAGTCCCTGCCGCGGCTCGAATCGCTGAGCGTGCTCAGCTGGGACCGCGGGGACTCCGTGCTCGTCCCGGCGCAGGCCATGCGGTCGGTGCTCGGCGCCGCCCGGCGGCGCGGCGGAGTGGTGGTGGTCGACCTGCCGCGCCGGGTGGACGAGGCGGTCGCCGAGACACTGGCGCAGATCGATGTCGGACTGATCGTCGTGCCCGCCGAATTGCGGGCGGTCGCCGCTGCCACCCGGGTCGCGGCGGCCGTCAGCATGGTCCTCAAGGACCTGCGGGTGGTGGCCCGCGGCCCTTTCGCCTCCGGGCTCGACGACCGCGAGACCGCCCGGCTGGTCGGACTCCCGCTGGCCGGCGAACTGCCTTTGGAGGGCAGGGCGGTCGACGCGCTCGACGGCGGTGGACCGCCGGGCTCGTCCGGGCGCGGACCGCTGGCCCGTTTCTGCACCGCCTTCCTCGCGCAGGCACTGGCCGGCGGCGGGAGCGTGCCGGTATGA